From one Sulfurimonas sp. HSL-3221 genomic stretch:
- a CDS encoding HAD-IIB family hydrolase — protein MNSPVFLTDLDHTFLRSDQSVSPFSRDVWNRIARHTPLTVATARSFSKSHDFLSALHLEAPMILLDGSMVVLPDKTLIDIKTVGKEIGDELIEAGRRFDNIEPFVIGLTDRDLNEAFRYPEKVTPMQRQVLENYRSDPRLERLGRMEAMDETLKIVYMAEEARLRPLTEHFRALFGDALEFKLSPEKYTGGYYLTILHPLGDKAHAMAKVAEYMEHDTADFTVFGDSLNDLGMFELAGTACAVQNALDEVKAAADIVLPHTNDEDAVARYLQETLHA, from the coding sequence ATGAATAGTCCCGTTTTTCTGACCGATCTTGACCACACCTTTCTGCGCTCCGACCAGAGCGTCAGCCCCTTCTCCCGCGACGTCTGGAACCGCATTGCCCGCCACACGCCCCTGACCGTCGCCACGGCACGCAGTTTTTCCAAGTCGCACGATTTCCTCAGCGCCCTGCATCTCGAAGCGCCAATGATCCTGCTCGACGGCTCCATGGTCGTCCTGCCGGACAAGACCCTCATTGACATCAAAACGGTCGGCAAAGAGATCGGGGACGAACTGATCGAGGCGGGACGCCGCTTTGACAACATCGAGCCCTTTGTCATCGGCCTCACCGACCGCGACCTCAACGAAGCGTTCCGCTACCCCGAAAAGGTCACGCCGATGCAGCGGCAGGTGCTTGAGAACTACCGGAGCGATCCCCGCCTGGAGCGGTTGGGACGTATGGAGGCGATGGACGAGACTCTCAAGATCGTCTACATGGCTGAAGAGGCGCGCCTGCGGCCCCTCACGGAGCATTTCAGGGCGCTCTTCGGCGATGCGCTGGAGTTCAAGCTCTCCCCGGAGAAGTATACGGGGGGCTACTACCTCACCATCCTGCACCCCCTCGGCGACAAGGCCCACGCCATGGCAAAAGTCGCCGAATACATGGAGCACGATACCGCCGACTTCACCGTCTTCGGCGACAGCCTCAACGACCTGGGAATGTTCGAACTCGCCGGGACCGCCTGCGCTGTGCAGAACGCCCTGGATGAGGTGAAAGCCGCCGCGGACATCGTGCTGCCCCACACCAACGACGAAGATGCCGTCGCACGCTACCTGCAGGAGACGCTCCATGCCTGA
- the sufB gene encoding Fe-S cluster assembly protein SufB, with the protein MAQAEVDKILAKDYELGFTVDIEEDTVPPGLNEDIIRFISAKKHEPGWMTELRIKALHKWEGMEEPHWAHLHYTSIDYQAISYFAAPKKAPNSLDEVDPKILEAYDKLGIPLDEQKMLQGIAVDAVFDSVSVKTTYADTLQELGIIFCSISEAMRDHAELVQEYMFSVVPMMDNYYAALNAAVFTDGTFVYVPKGVRCPMELSTYFRINAQNTGQFERTLIIADEGSYVSYNEGCSAPQRDENQLHAAVVELIAKKDAEIKYSTIQNWYPGDSKGEGGIYNFVTKRGICEGENSKISWTQVETGSSITWKYPSCILKGDNSVGEFYSVAVTSRAQQADTGTKMIHIGKNTRSTIVSKGISAMHGQNSYRGLVKVGPNAAGARNFSQCDSLLIGGECGAHTFPYLESQEPSAQIEHEATTSKISDEQLFYLRSRGIGEEDAVSMIVHGFCKEVFAQLPMEFAVEAKELLNLTLEGSVG; encoded by the coding sequence ATGGCACAGGCTGAAGTTGACAAAATTCTTGCCAAAGATTACGAACTCGGCTTTACCGTCGATATCGAAGAGGACACCGTCCCCCCGGGGCTGAACGAAGACATTATCCGCTTCATCTCCGCCAAAAAGCATGAGCCCGGGTGGATGACCGAACTGCGCATCAAGGCCCTTCATAAATGGGAAGGGATGGAAGAGCCCCACTGGGCCCATCTGCACTACACCTCCATCGACTACCAGGCCATCTCTTATTTTGCCGCCCCCAAAAAAGCCCCCAACAGCCTCGACGAGGTCGACCCGAAGATCCTTGAAGCCTACGACAAACTCGGCATCCCCCTGGACGAGCAGAAGATGCTCCAGGGCATCGCCGTCGACGCGGTCTTCGACTCCGTCTCGGTCAAGACGACCTACGCCGACACCCTCCAGGAGCTCGGGATCATCTTCTGCTCCATCTCCGAGGCGATGCGCGACCACGCCGAGCTCGTCCAGGAGTATATGTTCTCCGTCGTCCCGATGATGGACAACTACTATGCCGCCCTCAACGCCGCCGTCTTCACGGACGGGACCTTCGTCTACGTTCCCAAAGGGGTCCGCTGCCCGATGGAGCTCTCCACCTACTTTCGCATCAATGCCCAGAACACGGGCCAGTTCGAGCGCACACTCATCATCGCCGACGAAGGCAGCTACGTCTCCTACAACGAAGGGTGTTCCGCCCCGCAGCGCGACGAGAACCAGCTCCACGCCGCCGTCGTAGAGCTGATCGCGAAAAAGGACGCGGAAATAAAGTACTCCACGATCCAGAACTGGTACCCCGGCGACAGCAAGGGCGAAGGGGGGATCTACAACTTCGTCACCAAGCGCGGCATCTGCGAAGGGGAAAATTCCAAGATCTCCTGGACCCAGGTCGAGACGGGCTCCTCGATCACCTGGAAATACCCCAGCTGCATTCTCAAGGGCGACAACAGCGTCGGCGAATTCTACTCCGTCGCCGTCACGAGCCGCGCCCAGCAGGCGGACACCGGCACGAAGATGATCCACATCGGGAAAAACACCCGTTCGACCATCGTCTCCAAGGGGATCTCCGCCATGCACGGCCAGAACAGCTACCGCGGTCTGGTCAAAGTGGGGCCTAACGCAGCGGGGGCGCGCAACTTCAGCCAGTGCGACAGCCTCCTTATCGGCGGGGAGTGCGGGGCCCACACCTTCCCCTACCTCGAGTCGCAGGAGCCCTCGGCACAGATCGAGCACGAGGCGACAACAAGCAAGATCAGCGACGAGCAGCTCTTCTACCTCCGCTCGCGGGGTATCGGCGAAGAGGATGCCGTCTCCATGATCGTCCACGGCTTCTGTAAGGAGGTCTTCGCCCAGCTCCCCATGGAGTTCGCCGTCGAAGCCAAAGAGCTGCTCAATCTCACCCTGGAAGGAAGTGTCGGATGA
- a CDS encoding SufD family Fe-S cluster assembly protein has translation MGALTLDLVREQAQEPLFERLTTLGLPGNKTEQYRHFAIKPLFARDYTLKTAAVHTPKTGERLVIENGTVTEIPSGCSVSYRSAFPADPDHYDALYFLSHLLAPAVIALEITTNVNFELRHIVSDARTLLPYRLSVTVAPGKQAELFETFRGEGSTESLVLYGIDAEIGAGAALRWIRDESGTSEETALIGTHRFHVGANGRLELRTFDFGSAQALHLYKIDLESHARCDAGHLLMASGTARRGNVVHIIHHAPHATCVQEARSVLRGAATGIFDGLIRVDAKARYADARQNTKAVLLSPQAYMYAKPQLEIYTDELEASHGATIGQLDEDALFYLRSRGIAEEEARSMLVLAFADALIGSVGDSAYAERIRADFQSAYFTAPDAAKETP, from the coding sequence ATGGGCGCGCTGACCCTTGACCTCGTCCGGGAACAGGCCCAGGAACCGCTGTTCGAACGGCTCACTACCCTCGGGCTTCCCGGCAACAAAACGGAGCAGTACCGCCATTTCGCAATCAAACCCCTGTTCGCACGGGACTATACCCTCAAGACGGCGGCAGTGCACACACCGAAAACCGGCGAACGGCTCGTCATCGAAAACGGGACCGTCACCGAAATCCCGTCGGGCTGTTCGGTCTCCTACCGCTCAGCATTCCCAGCCGATCCGGACCATTACGACGCGCTCTATTTTCTCTCGCACCTGCTGGCGCCCGCCGTCATCGCGCTCGAAATCACCACGAACGTAAATTTTGAGCTCCGGCATATCGTCAGCGATGCGCGGACCCTGCTGCCCTACCGTCTCTCTGTCACCGTCGCGCCCGGCAAGCAGGCGGAACTCTTCGAGACCTTTCGGGGGGAAGGGAGCACGGAGAGCTTAGTGCTGTACGGTATCGACGCCGAGATCGGCGCCGGGGCCGCCCTGCGGTGGATCCGTGACGAGAGCGGCACGTCGGAGGAGACGGCGCTTATCGGCACACACCGCTTCCATGTCGGCGCAAACGGCCGGCTGGAGCTGAGGACCTTCGACTTCGGCAGCGCCCAGGCCCTGCACCTCTACAAGATCGACCTGGAGAGCCATGCCCGCTGCGACGCCGGACACCTGCTAATGGCGTCGGGCACGGCGCGCCGGGGCAACGTCGTGCATATCATCCATCACGCGCCCCATGCGACCTGCGTCCAGGAGGCCCGCAGCGTCCTGCGCGGGGCGGCCACCGGGATCTTCGACGGCCTCATCCGCGTCGACGCAAAGGCGCGCTACGCCGACGCGCGGCAAAACACCAAAGCCGTGCTGCTCTCCCCGCAGGCCTATATGTACGCCAAGCCGCAACTGGAGATCTATACCGACGAGCTCGAAGCGTCCCACGGGGCGACCATAGGCCAGCTCGATGAAGACGCCCTCTTCTACCTGCGTTCGCGGGGGATCGCGGAGGAGGAGGCGCGCAGCATGCTCGTTCTCGCCTTCGCCGACGCCCTCATTGGCAGTGTCGGCGACAGCGCCTACGCCGAACGCATCCGTGCCGATTTCCAATCGGCCTATTTTACGGCGCCAGACGCCGCAAAGGAGACACCATGA
- a CDS encoding lactonase family protein has translation MKNVGLIGLSLLAAALVMSTGCGSSSSSVPKSKYVITANAEDDTLSSFSRDTTTGALTPVAVMAAGSNPTGLVQHPNGKFVYSMNVDDWDNTLSASIDTWELNATGGLSHLANTRVVGMALNAVITPNGRYLYVTDQNDFELHSFKINTTTGALTEQPFSPTSEYEAHSIAMHPSGKFFYVGTEDNQIHGHVITNDGNYTGTPNTPYAASGANNWLAITPNGDYLYTVDATGNEVKGFSVNEKTGEITLMAGFPVTTTGSGMKSCAVTPNGKYFYVTTKSDASVNAYNVESNGSLTYIDTYASGGHPKSVAVDSKSTSLYVANYDDNNVSAFEIGATGALTPISKYAVGVGPKMLITAH, from the coding sequence ATGAAAAACGTCGGTTTAATAGGTCTGTCATTACTGGCAGCAGCATTAGTTATGTCCACGGGATGTGGCAGCAGCAGTTCAAGTGTTCCTAAATCAAAATACGTCATCACCGCCAATGCGGAAGATGATACCCTCTCCTCTTTCAGCCGTGATACGACAACCGGTGCGTTGACACCGGTTGCGGTGATGGCTGCAGGCTCCAACCCGACCGGCCTGGTGCAGCATCCAAACGGCAAATTCGTCTATTCGATGAACGTGGACGATTGGGACAACACGCTTTCAGCCAGTATCGATACCTGGGAGCTCAATGCCACCGGTGGCCTGTCGCACCTTGCGAACACCAGAGTTGTGGGTATGGCCCTGAACGCCGTTATTACGCCAAACGGCAGATACCTCTACGTCACCGATCAGAATGACTTCGAGTTACACTCATTCAAGATCAATACGACCACGGGTGCATTGACGGAACAGCCTTTCTCACCGACATCAGAGTATGAGGCGCACTCCATTGCTATGCACCCCTCGGGCAAGTTCTTCTATGTCGGTACGGAAGATAATCAGATCCATGGGCATGTCATCACGAATGACGGTAACTACACCGGCACGCCCAATACGCCGTATGCGGCTTCAGGGGCCAACAACTGGCTGGCCATTACACCGAACGGTGATTACCTCTATACGGTCGATGCCACCGGCAATGAGGTCAAGGGCTTCAGTGTGAATGAGAAAACCGGCGAGATCACCCTCATGGCCGGTTTCCCGGTCACGACCACTGGCTCCGGTATGAAAAGCTGTGCCGTAACACCGAACGGTAAGTATTTTTATGTGACAACGAAATCCGATGCTTCCGTCAATGCGTACAACGTCGAATCAAACGGTTCGCTGACATACATCGACACCTATGCCTCCGGCGGCCATCCGAAATCTGTGGCCGTCGACTCCAAGAGCACCTCGCTTTACGTCGCAAATTACGACGATAATAATGTAAGTGCTTTCGAGATCGGCGCAACAGGTGCATTGACACCTATCAGCAAATATGCCGTGGGAGTCGGACCGAAAATGTTGATTACGGCGCATTAA
- a CDS encoding SufE family protein has translation MTMDEQVQLYKEDLALLPDKDAKMEYILDFGKEAGTLEPQYKTDENIIKGCSSLAWLHKAYDKGKILLEAEGDSIIAKGMLVMLLGIFHDRTPDEILAFDPNKLKEMGVMELLSPVRQQGLEAFLNVIYGYAKACKGE, from the coding sequence ATGACGATGGATGAACAGGTTCAGCTCTACAAAGAGGACCTTGCCCTCCTCCCCGACAAAGACGCAAAAATGGAATACATCCTCGATTTCGGCAAGGAGGCGGGGACACTTGAACCGCAATACAAAACCGACGAGAACATCATCAAAGGATGCTCCTCCCTGGCGTGGCTGCACAAAGCTTATGACAAGGGAAAGATCCTCCTTGAGGCCGAAGGGGACTCCATCATCGCCAAGGGGATGCTCGTGATGCTTCTGGGCATCTTCCACGACCGTACCCCCGACGAGATCCTCGCCTTCGATCCGAACAAACTGAAAGAGATGGGAGTCATGGAACTGCTCAGCCCCGTCCGCCAGCAGGGACTCGAGGCCTTCCTCAACGTCATTTACGGGTACGCCAAGGCCTGCAAAGGGGAGTGA
- a CDS encoding iron-sulfur cluster assembly protein yields the protein MKFDALKEKITEKLRGIYDPEIPVNIYDLGLIYGIDCAKESGGATKCVVTMTLTSATCPVSESLIDQVRNIGYLIDDEPDLVVEANLVFDPPWTMEKMSEEARLQLGML from the coding sequence ATGAAGTTCGACGCCCTCAAAGAGAAGATCACCGAAAAGCTGCGCGGCATCTATGACCCGGAGATCCCCGTCAACATCTACGACCTGGGGCTTATCTACGGCATCGACTGCGCCAAAGAGAGCGGCGGGGCGACCAAGTGCGTCGTGACAATGACCCTCACCTCCGCCACCTGCCCCGTCTCCGAGAGCCTCATCGACCAGGTCCGCAACATCGGCTACCTCATCGACGACGAACCCGACCTCGTCGTTGAAGCCAACCTCGTCTTCGATCCCCCCTGGACGATGGAGAAGATGAGCGAGGAGGCGCGGCTGCAGCTGGGGATGCTGTAA
- a CDS encoding D-hexose-6-phosphate mutarotase, giving the protein MHKLVTSENGLEILEIINTEATAKIALQGAHLFEYARHGQPEMLWLSPTARFEPGRAIRGGVPVCWPWFGSDPDIPDRPQHGFARAVLWRLESVEEAEESATVVTLKLDDTMLEQHERRWFPYLFELTMRITIGEQLELALTTKNLGEEPFEITEALHTYFSLGNIAAASIVGLEGVTYADALDGFAKKSSGAPIGITRETDRVYLDTEDTIILLDERLGRTVIVGKSGSSSTVVWNPWIDKAARMEDFADDGYNTMVCIETANALSNTVTVAPGDFHTITQSIK; this is encoded by the coding sequence ATGCATAAGCTTGTCACATCGGAAAACGGCCTGGAAATCCTCGAGATCATCAACACCGAAGCCACGGCCAAGATCGCCCTGCAGGGGGCGCATCTTTTCGAATACGCCCGCCACGGCCAGCCCGAAATGCTCTGGCTGAGCCCGACGGCCCGTTTCGAGCCGGGACGGGCCATCCGCGGCGGCGTCCCCGTCTGCTGGCCCTGGTTCGGCTCGGACCCCGACATCCCCGACCGGCCCCAGCACGGTTTCGCCCGCGCCGTCCTATGGCGGTTGGAGAGCGTCGAGGAGGCGGAGGAGAGCGCGACCGTCGTTACCCTGAAGCTCGACGACACGATGCTCGAACAGCACGAGCGCCGCTGGTTTCCCTACCTCTTCGAACTGACGATGCGCATCACTATCGGCGAGCAGCTTGAACTCGCCCTTACGACAAAGAACCTGGGGGAAGAACCCTTCGAGATCACCGAGGCGCTGCACACCTACTTCAGCCTCGGCAATATCGCCGCCGCCAGCATCGTCGGGCTGGAGGGGGTCACCTACGCCGACGCCCTGGACGGGTTTGCCAAGAAATCCTCCGGCGCCCCCATCGGGATCACCCGGGAGACCGACCGCGTCTACCTCGATACTGAGGACACAATCATCCTTCTCGACGAGCGTCTGGGACGCACGGTCATCGTCGGCAAAAGCGGCAGCAGCTCCACCGTCGTCTGGAACCCCTGGATCGACAAAGCGGCGCGCATGGAGGATTTTGCCGACGACGGCTACAACACGATGGTCTGCATCGAAACGGCCAACGCCCTCTCCAACACCGTCACCGTCGCCCCGGGCGATTTCCATACGATCACGCAGAGCATCAAGTGA
- the sufC gene encoding Fe-S cluster assembly ATPase SufC, translating into MMEIKNLHAAIGGNTILKGLSLTLEKGKVHAIMGPNGAGKSTLSKAVVGHYDVDVTEGEIIYDGQNVLELEPEERALAGIFLSFQNPVEVPGVNNAYFLRTALNAKERHEGKPETNAAQFLRLMRNHVEQLGMKPDMISRNLNEGFSGGEKKRNEILQMEILQPDVILLDEIDSGLDIDALKAVSEGINRMKNGERTFLVITHYSRILDYIDPDYIHVLQDGKIVKTGGPELVKRLESEGYGAIAEDA; encoded by the coding sequence ATGATGGAGATAAAGAACCTGCATGCCGCAATCGGCGGCAACACCATTCTCAAAGGCCTCAGCCTGACCCTGGAAAAGGGGAAAGTCCATGCCATCATGGGCCCCAACGGCGCGGGAAAATCGACCCTCTCCAAAGCCGTCGTCGGCCATTACGACGTCGACGTCACGGAGGGAGAAATCATTTACGACGGACAGAATGTCCTTGAACTGGAACCGGAGGAGCGGGCACTGGCAGGGATCTTCCTCAGTTTCCAGAATCCCGTCGAGGTACCCGGCGTCAACAACGCCTATTTCCTGCGTACCGCCCTCAACGCCAAGGAGCGCCATGAGGGTAAACCCGAAACGAACGCGGCGCAGTTTCTGCGGCTGATGCGCAACCACGTCGAACAGCTGGGGATGAAACCCGACATGATCTCGCGCAACCTCAACGAAGGCTTCTCCGGCGGCGAGAAAAAACGCAATGAGATCCTGCAGATGGAGATCCTGCAACCCGACGTCATCCTCCTCGACGAGATCGACTCCGGCCTCGACATCGATGCGCTGAAAGCCGTCTCCGAGGGGATCAACCGGATGAAGAACGGGGAGCGCACCTTCCTCGTCATCACCCACTACAGCCGCATCCTCGACTACATCGACCCCGACTATATCCATGTCCTCCAGGACGGAAAAATCGTCAAAACAGGCGGCCCGGAACTGGTCAAGCGCCTCGAGTCCGAGGGCTACGGGGCGATCGCGGAGGATGCATGA
- a CDS encoding sugar MFS transporter → MPDKASALLPMSILGLLFFIFGFVTWLNGSLIPFLKIICDLTAFEALLVTFAFYIAYTVMALPMAIVLRYTGYKQGMALGLGIMAAGALLFIPAAQSADYRLFLGGLFTLGAGLTLLQTASNPYIVHIGPHESAAARISIMGLINKGAGVLAPLLFTALIFADLTAPVSADATPEVKAALAQKLVSPYLSMASALALLAVFVRLAPLPKLPFEAVPAAPGDSVWRHPHLLLGAVTLFFYVGIEVIAGDTIGLYGQSLGIENATALTAYTMVFMVLGYLIGVTTIPRFISQEKALRYTALAGLIFTAGILWSSEQSHTVASILWGWSGIGTLPDSLTFVALLGLANALVWPAVWPLALKDLGPLTAKGSALLIMGIAGGALLPLLFGQIGEMGGTLRHGYALGFVCYAFIFYYALTGHSIRRTHA, encoded by the coding sequence ATGCCTGACAAAGCCTCCGCCCTCCTGCCCATGAGCATCCTCGGCCTCCTCTTTTTCATCTTCGGATTCGTCACCTGGCTCAACGGCTCGCTCATCCCCTTTCTCAAAATCATCTGCGACCTCACCGCCTTTGAAGCGCTCCTTGTCACCTTCGCCTTCTACATCGCCTATACGGTGATGGCCCTGCCGATGGCAATCGTGCTGCGCTACACCGGCTACAAGCAGGGGATGGCCCTGGGGCTCGGCATCATGGCCGCCGGGGCCCTCCTCTTCATCCCCGCGGCCCAGAGTGCGGACTACCGCCTCTTCCTCGGCGGCCTCTTTACCCTGGGGGCGGGCCTCACCCTGCTGCAGACGGCATCGAACCCCTACATCGTTCATATCGGCCCCCACGAGAGCGCCGCGGCGCGCATCAGCATCATGGGGCTCATCAACAAGGGCGCCGGCGTCCTCGCCCCGCTGCTCTTTACCGCCCTCATCTTCGCCGACCTCACCGCCCCCGTCTCGGCCGACGCGACGCCGGAAGTGAAAGCGGCCCTGGCGCAGAAACTTGTCAGCCCCTACCTGTCAATGGCCTCGGCCCTCGCGCTGCTGGCGGTCTTCGTCCGTCTTGCGCCCCTGCCGAAACTCCCCTTCGAAGCCGTCCCCGCCGCACCGGGCGATTCCGTCTGGCGCCATCCGCACCTCCTGCTCGGGGCCGTCACCCTCTTTTTCTATGTCGGCATCGAGGTGATCGCGGGAGACACTATCGGTCTCTACGGCCAATCGCTCGGCATCGAAAACGCGACGGCGCTCACCGCCTATACGATGGTCTTTATGGTCCTGGGCTACCTCATCGGCGTGACGACGATCCCAAGGTTCATCTCCCAGGAGAAGGCGCTGCGCTACACGGCACTGGCCGGTCTGATCTTTACGGCCGGGATCCTCTGGAGCAGCGAGCAGAGCCACACGGTCGCGTCGATCCTCTGGGGCTGGAGCGGCATCGGTACGCTGCCCGACAGCCTCACCTTCGTCGCCCTGCTGGGGCTCGCCAACGCCCTCGTCTGGCCCGCCGTCTGGCCCCTGGCACTCAAGGACCTGGGTCCCCTCACGGCCAAGGGGAGTGCCCTGCTCATCATGGGCATCGCCGGCGGCGCCCTGCTGCCGCTGCTCTTCGGCCAGATCGGGGAGATGGGCGGCACCCTGCGCCACGGCTATGCCCTGGGCTTCGTCTGTTACGCCTTTATCTTCTACTACGCCCTCACTGGCCACAGCATAAGGAGAACCCATGCATAA